In a genomic window of Mycolicibacterium neoaurum VKM Ac-1815D:
- a CDS encoding thioredoxin domain-containing protein, which translates to MTPRINVLGEAISPYLRQHADNPVHWQQWTPAALAEAVERDVPILLSIGYAACHWCHVMAHESFADPEVAAALNDDFVCIKVDREERPDLDAVYMSATVAMTGQGGWPMTCFLTPDGRPFFCGTYYPKDGFLQLISAVRETWRQRRDEVERASDEIAGELRAINLGLPGSDSAPDARLCDDAVAAVLRDEDVERGGFGQAPKFPPSMTLEALLRHHERTGSADALATVQRIGEAMARGGIYDQLAGGFARYSVDAAWVVPHFEKMLYDNALLLRFYAHWARRNADALARRVTDETARFIIDGLGADGLFASSLDADAGGVEGLTYAWTPAEFGEVLGADADWAAALFGVTEAGTFERGSSVLQLRADPDDWARHERVRAALLAARSQRPQPARDDKAVTAWNGLAITALIEASVALGRREYLEAAITCARELLRLHLVDGRLRRASLGGVVGDSAAILEDYAALASALCAVYQQTGEQSWLTAATGLIDTALDHFADPQRPGHWFDTADDAEALVLRPADLIDGATPAGASAAAEALQLVAHLNADPRYRTAADATLAAGVTVLAKAPRSGGHWLALAEAAVRGPIQIAVACDPADSDLLAAARMLAPGGAVVVGGEPDSGELLRGRDRVGGRDAAYVCRGRVCDLPVRTVEDLDTALRRAV; encoded by the coding sequence GTGACGCCAAGGATTAACGTCCTGGGCGAGGCGATCAGCCCGTATCTGCGTCAGCATGCCGACAACCCGGTGCACTGGCAGCAGTGGACGCCGGCCGCGCTGGCCGAGGCGGTCGAGCGCGATGTGCCGATCCTGCTGTCGATCGGCTACGCGGCATGTCACTGGTGCCACGTGATGGCGCACGAATCCTTCGCCGACCCCGAGGTGGCGGCGGCGCTCAACGACGACTTCGTCTGCATCAAGGTCGATCGCGAAGAGCGTCCTGACCTCGACGCCGTCTACATGAGCGCGACCGTCGCAATGACCGGTCAGGGTGGCTGGCCGATGACATGCTTCCTCACCCCGGATGGCCGGCCGTTCTTCTGTGGTACCTATTACCCGAAAGACGGTTTCCTGCAGCTGATCTCGGCGGTCCGGGAAACCTGGCGGCAGCGCCGCGACGAGGTGGAGCGGGCATCCGACGAGATCGCCGGTGAGCTCCGCGCGATCAACCTGGGGCTACCGGGCTCCGATTCGGCGCCCGACGCCCGGTTGTGCGATGACGCGGTCGCCGCGGTGCTGCGCGATGAGGACGTCGAGCGCGGGGGCTTCGGGCAGGCACCGAAGTTCCCACCATCGATGACGCTGGAGGCATTGCTGCGACACCACGAACGGACCGGGTCGGCCGATGCGCTGGCCACGGTGCAGCGCATCGGCGAGGCGATGGCGCGCGGCGGCATCTACGATCAGCTGGCCGGTGGGTTCGCGCGGTACAGCGTCGACGCGGCCTGGGTGGTTCCGCATTTCGAGAAGATGTTGTACGACAACGCATTGCTGTTGCGCTTCTACGCGCATTGGGCCCGTCGCAACGCGGATGCGTTGGCGCGCAGGGTCACCGACGAGACCGCCAGGTTCATCATCGACGGTCTCGGCGCGGACGGTTTGTTCGCCTCGTCCCTGGATGCCGACGCCGGCGGCGTCGAAGGCCTGACCTACGCCTGGACGCCTGCCGAGTTCGGCGAGGTGCTCGGAGCCGATGCCGACTGGGCCGCAGCACTTTTCGGTGTCACCGAGGCGGGCACGTTCGAGCGGGGGAGTTCGGTGCTGCAGCTGCGGGCCGATCCCGACGACTGGGCCCGTCATGAGCGGGTGCGCGCGGCGCTGCTGGCGGCGCGGTCGCAGCGGCCCCAACCCGCGCGTGATGACAAGGCGGTGACGGCATGGAACGGGCTGGCGATCACCGCGCTCATCGAGGCCTCGGTGGCGCTCGGTCGCCGCGAATACCTCGAAGCGGCCATCACGTGTGCGCGCGAATTGTTGCGGTTGCACCTGGTCGACGGTCGGCTGCGGCGGGCCAGCCTCGGCGGTGTGGTCGGTGACAGCGCGGCCATCCTGGAGGACTACGCGGCGCTGGCGTCCGCGTTGTGCGCCGTGTACCAGCAGACCGGTGAACAGTCCTGGCTCACCGCGGCCACCGGACTGATCGACACCGCGCTGGACCATTTCGCCGATCCGCAACGACCGGGCCATTGGTTCGACACCGCCGACGACGCGGAGGCGTTGGTGCTGCGCCCGGCCGACCTGATCGACGGTGCGACCCCGGCAGGTGCCTCCGCGGCCGCCGAAGCGCTGCAGCTCGTCGCACACCTGAATGCCGATCCGCGCTATCGCACGGCCGCCGACGCCACGCTGGCCGCCGGGGTCACGGTGTTGGCGAAGGCACCGCGCTCGGGCGGGCATTGGTTGGCGCTGGCCGAGGCCGCCGTGCGCGGCCCGATCCAGATCGCGGTGGCCTGCGACCCCGCCGACTCGGATCTGCTGGCCGCCGCGCGGATGCTCGCGCCGGGTGGGGCGGTGGTCGTCGGCGGCGAGCCGGACTCCGGTGAACTGTTGCGCGGCCGGGACCGGGTGGGTGGTCGCGATGCGGCCTATGTCTGTCGCGGCCGGGTGTGCGACCTGCCGGTCCGCACAGTGGAAGATCTCGATACCGCGCTGCGGCGTGCCGTGTAG
- the trhA gene encoding PAQR family membrane homeostasis protein TrhA: MSTPIDSGRPYRSAAAHSAEDLPEALADGVAQFLGRPRARGWIHVYSAVVAFIAGAALVAVSWSAESTRAGVATLIYTFTIVAMFAVSGTYHRVTWQSVKARTWMKRLDHSMIFIFIAGSYTPFALLALPSQKGMVLFWIVWGGAIAGVLLKMFWPSAPRWLGVPLYILLGWVAAWFIGPIMDGAGVAAVVLLIVGGAFYSVGGVLYALKWPNPWPATFGHHEFFHACTAVAAVCHYIAMWFAVF; this comes from the coding sequence ATGTCCACGCCCATCGATTCCGGCCGGCCCTACCGGTCGGCGGCGGCGCATTCCGCGGAGGATCTACCCGAGGCACTCGCCGACGGTGTCGCGCAGTTCCTCGGCCGCCCGCGCGCCCGCGGCTGGATTCACGTCTACTCCGCGGTCGTGGCATTCATCGCAGGCGCCGCGCTGGTGGCGGTGTCATGGTCGGCGGAGTCCACCCGCGCCGGAGTGGCCACACTGATCTACACGTTCACCATCGTGGCGATGTTCGCCGTCAGCGGTACCTATCACCGGGTGACCTGGCAGTCGGTCAAGGCGCGCACCTGGATGAAACGCCTCGACCATTCGATGATCTTCATCTTCATCGCCGGCAGCTACACGCCGTTCGCCCTGCTGGCACTGCCCTCGCAGAAGGGCATGGTGCTGTTCTGGATCGTCTGGGGCGGGGCCATCGCCGGTGTGCTGCTGAAGATGTTCTGGCCGTCGGCGCCGCGGTGGCTCGGGGTGCCGCTCTACATCCTGCTGGGCTGGGTGGCCGCGTGGTTCATCGGGCCGATCATGGACGGGGCCGGCGTGGCCGCGGTGGTACTGCTGATCGTCGGCGGGGCGTTCTATTCGGTCGGTGGCGTGCTCTACGCACTCAAATGGCCCAACCCGTGGCCGGCGACATTCGGCCATCACGAGTTCTTCCACGCCTGCACCGCGGTCGCGGCGGTATGCCACTACATCGCGATGTGGTTCGCGGTCTTCTGA
- a CDS encoding GOLPH3/VPS74 family protein produces the protein MAQIAEDLLLLLLDNAAARPGIEQRRRQRVLAAAVLLDLARACRVRPSADGDSVPAGRLVALAGDAALDLSTGPAWTLLTRRPLKVGAAVAKLSRDAEQQLLDQLERAGQIQRVPVGPKEFSYPLRTRARVGPAREALLAALFDRRPPSTPTAAAITLLHAADGLGAVLSLNDRGWRWVHARAGEIALGSWLDESPSALPEINVAVTAAALRPVLQS, from the coding sequence ATGGCCCAGATCGCCGAGGATCTGCTGCTGCTTCTGCTCGACAATGCGGCAGCGCGCCCGGGCATCGAACAACGCCGTAGGCAACGCGTACTCGCGGCTGCGGTGTTGTTGGACCTGGCCCGCGCCTGCCGGGTCCGACCGTCGGCCGACGGGGATTCCGTCCCCGCCGGTCGCTTGGTCGCATTGGCCGGCGATGCCGCATTGGACCTGTCGACCGGCCCGGCGTGGACGCTGCTGACGCGGCGACCGCTGAAGGTGGGCGCGGCGGTGGCCAAGCTGAGCCGCGATGCCGAACAACAGCTGCTCGACCAGCTGGAGCGGGCCGGGCAGATTCAGCGGGTCCCGGTGGGGCCCAAGGAATTCAGTTATCCGCTGCGGACACGCGCACGGGTCGGGCCTGCTCGCGAGGCATTGCTGGCGGCCTTGTTCGACCGCAGACCGCCGTCGACGCCGACGGCCGCGGCGATCACGCTGCTGCATGCCGCAGACGGACTCGGCGCGGTGCTGAGCCTCAACGATCGCGGGTGGCGCTGGGTGCACGCCCGCGCCGGGGAGATCGCCCTGGGCAGCTGGCTCGACGAATCACCCTCGGCGCTGCCGGAGATCAATGTCGCGGTGACCGCGGCAGCGCTGCGGCCCGTGCTGCAGTCCTGA
- a CDS encoding DUF4307 domain-containing protein: protein MTIERPTARYGRQKLSRNGRRGLVIGLFLLIVAVGVGIAIIAFQRFGTADAKGELSGYRLIDDQTVAVTITVTRADPSVPAVCIVRARSIDGAETGRREILVPPSTADSVVIDAEVKSTKPPVVGDIYGCGIDVPGYLVAP from the coding sequence TTGACCATCGAGCGTCCCACCGCCCGCTACGGGCGCCAGAAGCTGTCCCGCAACGGCAGGCGTGGGCTGGTGATCGGCCTGTTTCTGCTGATAGTGGCGGTCGGGGTGGGCATCGCGATCATCGCCTTCCAGCGCTTCGGCACCGCCGACGCCAAGGGTGAACTCAGCGGGTATCGGCTGATCGACGACCAGACCGTCGCCGTGACCATCACCGTGACGCGGGCGGATCCTTCGGTGCCCGCGGTCTGCATCGTGCGCGCACGCTCCATCGACGGCGCCGAAACCGGGCGCCGCGAGATCCTGGTGCCGCCCTCGACCGCCGATTCGGTGGTGATCGACGCCGAGGTCAAGTCGACGAAGCCGCCGGTGGTGGGCGATATCTACGGGTGTGGGATCGACGTTCCGGGGTATCTCGTAGCTCCCTGA
- the coaA gene encoding type I pantothenate kinase: protein MSRPSEPSPYVEFNRTQWRSLRMSTPLALTEAELIGLRGLGEQIDLAEVEDVYLPLARLIHLQVAAHQRLFAATAEFLGEQNPHRPVPFVIGVAGSVAVGKSTTARVLQALLARWEHHPRVDLVTTDGFLYSNAELTRRNLMHRKGFPESYDRRALMRFVTAVKSGADLACAPVYSHLIYDIVPGDKQRIRQPDILILEGLNVLQTGPALMVSDLFDFSLYVDARIEDIEKWYISRFLSMRAGAFANPASHFHHYATLTDEQAVFAARDIWHSINRPNLIDNILPTRPRATLVLRKDSDHSINRLRLRKL, encoded by the coding sequence ATGTCGCGGCCCAGCGAGCCGAGCCCGTATGTGGAGTTCAATCGAACCCAGTGGCGTTCGTTGCGCATGTCGACCCCACTGGCGTTGACCGAGGCCGAACTGATCGGCCTGCGCGGTCTCGGTGAGCAGATCGATCTGGCCGAGGTCGAAGACGTCTATCTGCCGCTCGCGCGGCTGATCCATCTGCAGGTGGCCGCCCACCAACGGTTGTTCGCCGCCACCGCCGAGTTCCTCGGCGAGCAGAACCCGCACCGGCCGGTGCCCTTCGTCATCGGGGTGGCAGGCAGCGTGGCGGTCGGTAAGTCGACCACCGCGCGCGTGCTGCAGGCGCTGCTGGCCCGCTGGGAGCACCACCCGCGCGTCGACCTGGTGACGACCGACGGATTCCTCTACTCCAACGCCGAGCTGACTCGGCGGAATCTCATGCACCGCAAGGGGTTTCCGGAGAGCTATGATCGCCGGGCGTTGATGCGGTTCGTCACGGCGGTCAAGTCGGGTGCCGATCTGGCCTGCGCGCCGGTGTACTCGCACCTGATCTACGACATCGTCCCCGGCGACAAGCAGCGCATCCGCCAGCCCGACATCCTCATCCTGGAGGGACTCAACGTCCTGCAGACCGGGCCCGCGTTGATGGTGTCGGACCTGTTCGACTTCTCGCTGTACGTCGACGCCCGCATCGAAGACATCGAGAAGTGGTACATCTCCCGATTCCTGTCGATGCGGGCGGGCGCGTTCGCCAACCCGGCGTCGCACTTTCACCATTACGCCACGCTGACCGATGAGCAGGCGGTGTTCGCCGCCCGTGACATCTGGCATTCGATCAACCGCCCGAACCTGATCGACAACATCCTGCCGACCCGGCCCCGCGCCACCCTGGTGCTGCGCAAGGATTCCGACCACTCGATCAACCGGTTGCGCCTGCGCAAGCTGTAG
- the mca gene encoding mycothiol conjugate amidase Mca, translating to MTELRLMAVHAHPDDESSKGAATTARYADEGARVMVVTLTGGERGDILNPAMDIPEVHGRIHEVRRDEMARAAQILGVEHHWLGFVDSGLPEGDPLPPLPEGCFALVPLEEPVERLVRVIREFRPHVLTTYDENGGYPHPDHIRCHEVSVAAYEAAADHVRYPDAGEPWAVSKLYYNHGFLRQRMQVLQDEFAHHGQEGPFAKWLESWDAEEDSIEKRVTTRIECAKYFAQRDDALLAHATQIDPKSFFFTTPMEWQQRLWPTEEFELARSRVPVQLPETDLFAGIEP from the coding sequence ATGACTGAATTGCGTTTGATGGCGGTGCACGCCCACCCCGACGATGAGTCCAGCAAGGGTGCGGCGACGACCGCGCGCTACGCCGATGAGGGCGCCAGAGTGATGGTGGTGACCCTGACCGGTGGTGAACGGGGTGACATCCTCAACCCGGCGATGGACATCCCCGAGGTACACGGCCGTATCCACGAGGTGCGCCGCGACGAGATGGCGCGTGCCGCGCAGATCCTCGGCGTCGAGCACCACTGGCTGGGCTTCGTCGACTCTGGGCTGCCGGAGGGCGACCCGCTGCCGCCGCTGCCGGAGGGCTGCTTCGCCCTGGTGCCGCTCGAGGAGCCCGTCGAGCGGCTTGTTCGGGTGATCCGCGAGTTCAGGCCCCACGTGCTGACCACCTATGACGAGAACGGTGGTTACCCGCACCCGGACCACATTCGTTGCCACGAGGTGTCCGTCGCGGCCTACGAGGCGGCCGCCGACCACGTCCGGTACCCCGACGCCGGGGAACCCTGGGCGGTGTCCAAGCTGTACTACAACCACGGCTTCCTGCGGCAACGCATGCAGGTGCTGCAGGACGAGTTCGCCCACCACGGCCAGGAAGGCCCCTTCGCCAAGTGGCTGGAGAGCTGGGACGCCGAGGAGGACAGCATCGAGAAGCGGGTGACCACCCGCATCGAGTGCGCCAAGTACTTCGCCCAGCGTGACGACGCCCTGCTGGCCCACGCCACGCAGATCGACCCCAAGAGTTTCTTCTTCACCACGCCCATGGAGTGGCAGCAACGGCTCTGGCCCACCGAGGAGTTCGAGCTCGCGCGGTCCAGGGTTCCGGTGCAGCTGCCCGAAACCGATCTGTTCGCCGGAATCGAGCCATGA
- a CDS encoding (2Z,6E)-farnesyl diphosphate synthase, with product MEIIPPRLKEPAYRLYEMRLRRELAQSRSELPRHIAVLCDGNRRWARDAGFDDVSYGYRRGAAKIAEMLRWCQAAGIELTTVYLLSTENLQRDPDELAALIEIITDIVEQICAPENRWSVRTVGDLELLGEEPARRLREATERTVGSTGAAGPGVLQVNVAVGYGGRQEIVDAVRGLLSKELANGATAEQLIESVTVDAISENLYTSGQPDPDLVIRTSGEQRLSGFLLWQSAYSEMWFTEAHWPAFRRVDFLRALRDYTNRHRRHGL from the coding sequence GTGGAGATCATTCCGCCGCGACTCAAGGAGCCGGCCTACCGGCTGTATGAAATGCGGTTGCGCCGCGAATTGGCGCAGTCCCGGTCCGAACTCCCACGTCACATCGCGGTGTTGTGTGACGGAAATCGCCGTTGGGCACGCGATGCGGGCTTCGACGATGTCAGCTACGGATACCGCAGGGGCGCGGCCAAGATCGCCGAGATGCTGCGCTGGTGCCAGGCCGCCGGCATCGAGCTGACGACGGTCTATCTGCTGTCCACGGAGAACCTGCAACGCGACCCCGACGAGTTGGCGGCGCTCATCGAGATCATCACCGATATCGTCGAACAGATCTGCGCGCCCGAAAACCGTTGGAGCGTACGCACGGTCGGTGACCTGGAGTTGCTCGGCGAGGAACCGGCCCGGCGGCTGCGTGAGGCGACGGAACGGACGGTGGGCAGCACCGGCGCCGCCGGCCCCGGAGTGCTGCAGGTCAACGTCGCCGTCGGCTACGGCGGTCGGCAGGAGATCGTCGACGCGGTGCGCGGACTGCTCAGCAAGGAACTGGCCAACGGCGCCACCGCCGAGCAGCTGATCGAATCGGTCACCGTCGACGCGATCTCGGAGAACCTCTACACCTCGGGCCAGCCCGATCCGGACCTGGTCATCAGAACCTCTGGTGAGCAACGACTCTCCGGATTCCTGTTGTGGCAGAGCGCCTACTCGGAGATGTGGTTCACCGAGGCGCACTGGCCAGCCTTCCGACGGGTCGACTTTTTGCGCGCGTTGCGCGACTACACCAATCGGCACCGCAGGCACGGGTTGTAG
- the greA gene encoding transcription elongation factor GreA, which yields MTDTQVTWLTEEAYDRLKAELDQLIANRPVIAAEINDRREEGDLRENGGYHAAREEQGQQEARIRQLQELLNNAKVGEAPKQSGVALPGSVVKVYYDDDEKDTETFLIATRQEGVSDGKLEVYSPNSPLGNALIDAKVGESRTYTVPSGKTVKVTLISAEPYHA from the coding sequence ATGACCGATACCCAGGTCACCTGGCTGACCGAAGAGGCCTACGACCGGTTGAAGGCCGAGCTGGATCAGCTGATCGCCAACCGGCCGGTCATCGCCGCCGAGATCAACGACCGCCGCGAAGAGGGCGACCTGCGCGAGAACGGTGGCTACCACGCCGCCCGTGAAGAGCAGGGCCAGCAGGAAGCACGCATCCGTCAGCTGCAGGAACTGCTCAACAACGCCAAGGTCGGCGAGGCCCCCAAGCAGTCCGGCGTCGCGCTGCCCGGTTCCGTGGTCAAGGTCTACTACGACGATGACGAGAAGGACACCGAGACCTTCCTGATCGCCACCCGCCAAGAGGGCGTCAGCGACGGCAAGCTCGAGGTCTACTCCCCGAACTCCCCGCTGGGCAACGCGCTGATCGATGCCAAGGTCGGCGAGAGCCGTACCTACACCGTGCCCAGCGGCAAGACCGTCAAGGTCACCCTGATCAGCGCGGAGCCCTACCACGCCTGA
- a CDS encoding nuclear transport factor 2 family protein, whose protein sequence is MSFEPDALQGFVQRYLDTVSGGSADDVAALYAEDATLEDPVGGGEVHIGRQAIAGFYKNVQGAEISTELLSFRAGGTEAAFVFAITVGGAMRIEPIEVMTFNGEGLITSMKAYWGPANITQL, encoded by the coding sequence ATGAGCTTCGAGCCTGATGCCTTGCAGGGTTTCGTCCAGCGCTATCTGGACACGGTCTCCGGCGGTAGCGCCGACGATGTCGCCGCCCTCTACGCCGAGGACGCCACGCTGGAGGATCCGGTGGGCGGCGGTGAGGTGCACATCGGACGGCAGGCCATCGCCGGCTTCTACAAGAACGTGCAGGGCGCCGAGATCTCGACCGAGCTGTTGTCGTTCCGCGCCGGTGGGACCGAGGCCGCGTTCGTCTTCGCCATCACCGTCGGCGGGGCGATGCGCATCGAACCCATCGAGGTCATGACCTTCAACGGCGAGGGCCTGATCACCTCGATGAAGGCCTACTGGGGTCCGGCGAACATCACCCAGCTCTGA